CTCGCACCACCCAGCAGGGAGCACCACCCCCCAACTCCATCcaagcagggaggggctgggatcATTCAGTGAGGCAACGTGAACAGAGGCAAACACGTGTGGTCCATAGAAATGGATCCATATTCTCAGGGCAGTTTCTGGCTATGATGAGACCCCTCCCCATGATGGGTAAGGTCTGCCTCCTCCTGGGCCAGTCCCTCCCCAGCCTGAACGTACTTTGTGCTCTCCCAGACGAGCCCAGCCTTAACTCCGCTTCTGTGTCTTTCATCCCAGGCGGGCAGGACTCCTGGGCCCCTGTGCTCTCAGCTGCTCCCTCGggttcctctccctgctgctgttGCCCCAGGTGATGTTCAACCATCATCTGGAGCTCTGGgggcacagagaaagggagggatgtGATAGCTCAGAGTCTCCTCTGTGGACTGTCCTATTCCACAGCCCCATGGAAGGGCCAGTGGATCCTGTGTGACTTTTCCACCCTCTGAGACCtgaatggggtgggggtaggggataTTTGCTGAGCACCAGGGAGGGCCTAAAGGTATACAATAAAACATATTTCCTTCGAAAgtaagggaggggaggggcagggccttCAGGAACCATAGATCTTCCTAACTCTCTGAGATACTTGATCTCCCGTGGGGGGAAAGAGTAAAGACTCCATTTAGATTCAAGAAATACTTGAGAACCTTCCGTGTGGTGAGCACTCATTGTCTCTTTAGCTGCCATAGTGAGGTGGTGCTcagggctcagtgggtgaagcaggTTCTCCCAGGCCTCCCAGCTAGTCGGAGGCAGAGCTGGAACCCAGCCCAGACTGTCTAGCAGCAATTCGATTATAATAAAGGCGGGTTTAAGGACTTCCCAAGGATTCCCTCCAAAAAGGGGTCATTAAGTCTACTGCTCAGTCTTAGgcacagaggggaagaaagggatgggaaggtggggggggtCTTCCTAACCTTTCATTGTGGGTGTGGTCCTTGTCACCTTCTTCCGTTGTCGTGGAGACATGGCCAACGTGGACTGTGAAGGACACAGAGCATAGGTGGGGGGGccagcccttctcccctgcctTCTGTGCCTTGCCATGCTTTTGGATTGGAGATTGGGGGTCAGCTATGGTCTTCAGAAAGTGAGGGGAGAAATATCCTGCTTCCCAgggtgctcccctcccccacacagtgGTGAGCAAGGAGACTGGGTATGGGGgatatggtgtgtgtatgtgtatgtgtgtgtccgcTCATATTCActtggaggcagaggagagggagtcAAAAGGCCTTACagattggggagggggtggtcttAGGAATAATCCTCTGAAGAAACTCTGGGttctctgggctgggctgagcgAGAGGGACCGGCTCACCTTGAGAAGCGGGTTGGGGATCCGGTCTTCATCTATCTCTGAGGGGAACAGGGAAAGGATAATGTGAAGAGGACTGAAAACCGAGGGGTCCCTATGGAGCTGACTTCCCAAGGGGAGAAGCCTCAGCAGTCACCAGCTTTCCGATCTGTCCCTCACATCTGCCCTAGGAAGCTGGCCCTGATGGCTGCCCCAGGCCCGCTCCCTttggctccctcctgccctgctttCTTCCCTGCGCGGAGTCCTGTTCTTGACTCTGGGGTCAGTCTGTGTCTACATCCTTGCCTTGGACCTGGAGGTTCCTGAAGTAGAATCCATGGTCCTTTGGCTCTTTCCCTCCATCTCCTCCCAACCATTGTCCCCCTACCCTGCGCGGCATTCAGGAACTGAATCCTGCGCGGGAGGGAAGACGGGATGAAGGAGAGCAAGTTTCCCTGGGCAGGGAGGTACAACAACCCTTTTTGGTAGTTGGGTGCAGGCTGGAGATTCCAGCCTTTTGAACTCCAGGCTCACTTATGAGCACGACCGCCTTTCTGCCACTGTCCTGGCAAGCTCCCCTGATATTCTCAAACACCTGGTTCTCTCTCCAGACCTTGCTGGGCACATGGGTGACCGGAATGCCAGCTGCTCCCTGAGCTGTGTCtaaccttccccttcccctctgggggctgggaagaTGGCTGATGGAGGCGGTCCCTCCCCCTCACAGCTGTCActgcctctgggggtggggggcctgcaGCATCTCCGTTGCTGGAGAAATCTGGAAAGCTGTTGCCGCAGCAACCAGCACTCAGTTGACCACCCCAATTCCTGGGGGGCTTAGGAGCCAGgtgctttccctccccttccccagaacTGCTCCATCTTGCCAAAGCAAAGGAAATGCTCCTGCTAATACAGCCACCACTTTCCCCGACTCTGATCCCCGGGGGGCTGCGGAGCTAGCTCTCTGAATCCTTGGATCTGCACTTGTTCTCGCTAGTGCCCGCCTGCTCTCACTGGACCTGGCTGTCCGCAGCAGCACCCATGCCCTTCAACGACCCATCCCTGGGGTTACCTGGGGAGGACTGGTCACTGGTCAGCACgagggtggcaggggtggggcggcGCCTCCGAATCTGAGGGAAGAGGTCAAGTGCACGTGGAAGCATCGAAGCCCCACCCAATACCACTCAGCAACATAATCCAGGCTCCTGGCTTAATACATCTCAAAAAATGCCACATTACACTGAACCTACCATCCCAAGATGGACATTCTCGGGCCCACCCCTCTCCCTTGGGGACCCAAAAGACCCCCAACCCCTTTCTGTTTTTGCATCTCCCTCGTAATCCATCTTAGCAGCTTTATCTGCTCTCATGCATTGATCTCTGGCTGGCTGTCCTTCCGTTCATCCTGATCAATGGTCAGAAATAACCCTGGAGGTCCAAGGCTCTTCCCTCAGTGTTCCAGCCCACAGCCCCAGACAGACATTAACCTTTAGTGCGCTGGCATCAATGGAGAGCACCCTGTGGTCCCCGCCCAGGCTGGGGGAATGGCACAGGGAAGGTAGGGCTGAAGGTGCCTTCTCCCGGCCAACGCCCATGCCTTGGCTCATTCTCCAAAGTCCTCCCTATCCTTGGGCACACTGCCTTTCTAATTTGTCAGGAAATGCGGTCTGGGGAAATCCTGGTCATggtaaataaaatactagcagGAGCCATAGGCAGGAGTCTAATCAGGGCCTAAAGTTACCTGAAAAATCTTATCCTGGGCTCCAGGGTCCCGTTCTaagaaattaacatataaaagCAGACTGTGGGCAGGGTGGCTGCTGTTCCTTTGCCATGCTGCCAATAAAGTTGATTGTTGTTGAAGTCAGTCCAAGGACTCCTGGGACGTGTgggtttttccctttctctggagGGTTTAGAGGCTTAGAAGCGAGGGGTCTCGTGGGGCTGGAGTCCCCGTAGCTCCCtccagggcaggagagaggagggaagtcTAAAGGGGTTGGGAAAGGGGCTAAAATTATCCAGAGCTGAGGGCAGTAGGGTGAGGATACTGAAGGATCAACTTCCTATCTTCTGTGTCCATTATGTAGCTTCACTACCATTGGGGGTGGGGTAAGACGCCTGCCCTTCTCTATGCCCAGAAATGGATTTCAGCCCTCACAAGAGGTTAGTCTGAGAGGGGGACTCTCCCCAAAGAAATGGGATGCATCCAATGGGGGCATTGTGGGCGTAGGTCACTGTTTCTCTGGAGATTCCAGCGACATCTGTTTGGGGTGACATTTCAAGGTCCCTGGCAGTACcagtcctctgtgtgtgtgtgtgtgcgtgcgtgcgcacgtgtgtgtgcacacacacgcgcgcatgcacatgcacatgcatatacacataggCACTACACAAACATCAGCTGTGAGTCTGACTGGCCGTTCCtgaggcagaggggctgggcGCCAGCAGGCCGGCATGTGGGCTTCACATCTGTGGGGTGAGGGGAATCCCTTCCCCGGGGAGGACTCCTCTTTATGTCTTTCTTGCTGTGGGTGGAGGGGGGATGCTGGCTGTGGAGGAgtcagagacacagggagaggatgGGGATGTTAGTGGAAGGTGGGAGGCTGAGAAGGGACCACAAGGAGGACAGAAAGGGCCTTTGAGAGGGCAGCAGGGCTCTGAGATGTTGGACAGGCTCCTTCCTTAGCCCATTTCCTTGCCTTGGATAAGATTTCTAGGGACTCAAGAGTCTTTGAGAATTTCGATATCACATAGTTGAAGGGAGTCAAATCAGCCTTCCCAAAGCACCTTCCAGGCACCTGAACTACTAGGTAACAAATAGAtggtctctcttctttctcttgcaCCTATCTTCAATCCCAGTGTTCAAGGACACCTGGTGCCTTTGCCTCTGATTTGCTGCCAAACCAGTCATGCCAAAGACCTGGTAGCTGTGGGCACCCCTCCACCCGCTGCCATTCTGTGCTCCATAACTCACAGCTTCTAACCTCTTTTGCTATCCCATGCCAGTCTGGATTAGGAGCTCCTGCCACGCCTGGAGCTTCTGGATTGGGTAACACACTTGGGTGACCCAGCTAGAGGGGCCGAGTTAGACTGCAGGTAGAATTTCAGGTCTAGTGGACACCAATTTCAGAATATTAGAGAAAAGCAGGTGGAAGTCCcagttcttttttccctctggcgCCTTACCACTGTCTTCTCCTCCTCTGTTTCCCGACCCCTGAACAAGCTGGCCtaccccctccttctcccaacacACACTGACACCTGCCTTCTCCAACACCAAACAGATGCAGGTGTCAGGCTGTGAGACCTGTCTATGCTGGTGGAAGGCAGTCCTTGGCACCTCACCCTTAACCCCACCAGCCCACAGTCATGGGCCCTTTTTTGAGTCTGAGGTTATCTTAGCCAGCCCCCTGCCTCCAGGTGTAACAGCCTTGCCCTTGACTCTGGGGAAACACTCCCCAccctcctcatcctcaccaggCCTGAGGTCTCCCCACAGTCCCTCCTACTGTCACCCCTTCCAGGTCTGGAGAAGCGGCTTACCCCAGGCCAGGGCGAGGGGGCAGGTGCAGGTTCTCACCCCTACCCACACTTTGGGAAGCTGAAGTCACAGGGAGAGTGTGTGTCCCGACCCTTCCCTTCACACCTTGACCTTATTCCACCAGACAGCTGGAGCAAGCCAGAGGACACTCTCTCCATCCCATCCCAAGAGGCTACAGAGTTTTTTCAGGTGGGGAGGcccagccagagtcctgggagccatttgggggaaatggagaaCTGACCTTGTGGCCAATGGATATTCCTTAGGAACGGGGATGTCCAGGGAAATGGACAGAGAACACAAAAAAAGATGGAGCAATgagcaaatgaacaaatatttcgTAAACGGGCGGTAGTAGTGATCATGGGGGGTCACCGTCTCCACACAAATGCTCACTCTCCCTGAGACACACACTTGCTCACACACTCTCATCCACTGCCGCCTCTGCCAGGCGGCTCTGAGCTAAAAATagaccaggccctgggctgggccagggccTTGGACTCCCACCCCTTGAGCCAAGGCCAGCACAGGACTGCTCCCCTGCCCATGGGGTTCCTTGCACCCAGCCCCCAGAAAGCCCCTGCCTCTGGCTTCCCTGGGCCCATCTCTCCATGCCATCCCCACTCCCTGTGCTCCAAAGGGCAGGAGTTGGGAATAGGGACCCACGTGTTCAGACTTACAGAAGAGGGGACCCTTAGCCTGTGGACCCGACCACCCTTTCCCCAAAGCCCCAGCCCTTTCAGTTTTCCTGAGCTCCTTCTTGTTCTCACTCTCTGGAGTCAGGCAAGGTAGCCTTTGGTTAGGGGAGGACCCGGAGggctatttctcttctttcaactCCTTTGACAGCACCAGGCTCCCCTCCATTACCTACCTTTTCCCCGAACCCCTCCCGCAAGGCTGCCGGTACCCTTCGGCGCCCCCACCGAGCTCAGAAACTCTGGCGGGGGCTGACTGGGTGGGGGATGCAAGACTGGCGAAGGGGGGGAGGGGTCGTGTCCTCAtgcaggccccctcccccagggctggggaggcagagagcgACCCTCTGCAGGGACAGGCTTCGAGGGGAGGCGCTCGCCCTAGCATAGACAGGGAGATGTGGCTCcagcggtgggggaggggagagaagcccCCCAAACTGAGCGCGGTCGCCCTCACAGGGGCGCATTGCCAAGGGCAGACGAAGAAGGTTTCTCAGCCCAGGGGTCCCTCGTCCTTTGCTGGGCGAGTCCCCGGCCACCCCACCCTGCTCCGCACCTGCTCCGCCGCCTCGGGGTCAAGGTGCGGCTCCAGCAGCGGGACGGTGAACTGGATCTTCCGCGGGCTGTTGTCTTGCTCCATGGCTGGGGCGGCGGCCGCTAAGCCCGCGATGCGGCGGGAGGGCAAGCGGCGGGACTCGGGGCTGGGGCGGGCGCGCTCCCTCTCTGCTCCGCTCCGCTcgggccccggccccagcccggCGCGCTTAGCTCCCGGCTCCCGGCACAGCGCTCCCGGCTATCGGCCCCGGGGACTCTGCGGCCGCCGATTGGCTCCGCACCCGCCcctcccggccccctccccctcccccagcccggaACCTTAACCCCGTCGTGGCTGCTCCGCCGGCTGCGGGGGTCCCCACCCCGCGGGCGGGCGAGCCGGGTGTGGCCGGGTCCGGGTCGTGGTCGGCGGCCGCTGCCGGCATCCAGGTGTCCTCAGAGATccgggcagggagtgggggtggggagcgggacGGAGAACTTCTTCAGGCTGGGACAGGTTTTATGAGTGGGAAGGTAGAGAGGGGCGCTGCCAAGAGGAGGCGGCAAACGCGAgaggaagatttcatttatgaTCTTAAAACGGGTTGTCTCATGGAGCgagaaaggaaaggggatttAGGCATGCAGCAGGAGGGATGAAGACTAGATACGGAGAGGGACTTTCCTTCGAGAGGAAAACACTAGGACGAAGGTGAAaacttggaggggaggggtgcggTCCGGGCGCTGGCAGTTCCCTCGGCCGACCGGGAGGGAGAACTGAAGACCTTAAAGGGTCTCCAGAGGCCAGAGCCTCCCTCTCTTGAAGTGCCGATGGGAGTGGGTGGAGGGCTCGCGGAGAAAGGACCATCTGGGAATCAGCAGACGGAgcgttgggggtggggagccgaTAATGCTTGTGAAATAGATTTCTCTTTCCGCTTGCTAAACTGTGGGGCTGGGAAAGCAGGTGAAAGGCCTGCAAGGGGAGAaggctgggggatggaggggagagCTCCTGGTGGGGTGGCTTGTTTACAGCTGGGGTTGGTTTCTGATTCCGCTACTGGCAGGGTGATGAAAATGATCTGCTGTAACTGAAGGGATGGAGGTTAGACTCCCTGAAGAACTTACTACGTTGGTATATGATCAGAAGTCAGTCAATACCTGTGAGTGAGGCAGATAGGTTATTCCTAGGATCTGGTGGGTACCATGCCAGGGTCTGGGGGCAATTGGATAGAGGGAGGAGAGGTGCTGTGGCCCTGAGGGGGGTGCAGGGCTGGGTGCATcactgggggaggagaaggactggaggtagggagaagggacagggagttctgggggaggggctgggccagggccagggccagagaTCTGTTTCTTTAGCCTTCAGACCAGCAACTGGCAAGCTCCACACAGATTAATGCTTGGTTCTCTGGGGTCCCTATGATCACCCTCTCCTCTGAGGGCTCAGCCTTACTTCCTAGTTGCCTCCTCCCTTGAGCAGCCCTTCCCTGACCTGGATATCAAGGCCCCTTCCCCTTTTACCTCCCAAAATAGCCTCCCCTGTCCTCCCCCCTAGCCATATCTCTTTACACACATCAGGCCCAGCTCAGTTTTCTCAGGGCAGGCCTGGGGTTATAGGGACTCAGTGGGCCAGCCAGACCTCCATTTGCTTGTTAACCGACCCCATTTTGCTGGGTGTCAGTCACCTGACTCTAGGTCAGTCACCTGGACTCTAGAAATGACCCCCTACACTCAGTCTGCACTTGTAGGGtccctctgattttttaaaaaacttttcctctCCGGTTTTATTGAAAAACAAGCAACATACATCACTGTATAAATTGAAGCCACACAACACCAGTTTGACTGACATATATTGTGACATGAAGACCACAGTAAGTTCAGCAACACTCATCTTCTCAAGATAcagtaacaaagaaaaagaaagaaagaagagaaaaaaagggggaaaaattctTTGGGATGAGAACTCAGGAGTTAGCTCTGTAGCAACTTTCCTGTGTAACACACATTGGTGTTAGTTTCTGTCATCATGCTGTACAGTACACCCCAGCACCCATTCATCTTAGATCTggagtttgtaccctttgactaccttccttcatttttccctccacctcccctctgcctctgataACTGCAAATCTGATCTTTTCTAGCAGTTTGACTTTtgctttagattccacatacaagtgagatcatacaggatttgtctttatctggtttattttgcttagcataatcctttcaaggtccatccacattgtaggatttcctcattttttaaggccaaataatattccattgtatatacacatacatctcTATAGCTATATCTTTATCTGTGTCTATCACAACtgtctccattcatctgttcatcccTCAgcggacacttaggttgtttccacgcCTTGGCTATTGTCAAGAGTGCTGCCAGGAGCACGGGGGTGCagatagatatctttttttttttttttttttaaagattttgtttatttatttgacagagagaaatcacaagtagatggagaggcaggcagagagagagagagggaagcaggctctctgctagagcccgatgcgggcctcgatcccaaggaccctgagatcatgacctgagccgaaggcagcggcttaacccactgagccacccaggagcccgatAGATATCTTTTTGCCTTTACTCTTTCTTTGATGTAGCAAGGCCAGGCAGGAAAACAACTAGTTGTatttcccagcccctcccctgaaGCTGCTCCCCAGCACTGCCCCCCCAACCAGAAGTGACCGAGGAGGGAGGGGGTATGAAGACACTGAAGCCAAGgggaggcagatggggaggggaaCGCAGGGTCCATTAGCATGCAGGCGCTTGCTCTGGCTCTGCCCCACTTGCCTACCTCCTaaccacacatacacagaacAGGGTCCCAAATATCTTCCAAATAGGTGACTTGTCCATCCCTTACCCCATTCCACCAGGACCCTGGAGCTTAAAGTCACGATGCTCACACCCTGCATCTCTGGGGCCTCAGAATTCCCTCACTGagcctcatttgtaaaatgggagaagagaCCCTGCCTGATAGGGTTGAGTCTCATATAAGTTAAGGTACCTGGCACATAGAAGACCCTTGATCAATCCGTGCCTGCTATTGTTACTGTCTTGTCATCTCCCAGCAGGGCAGCCGTGAGGGGAGTCGTCTCTCTAGACTCTCATCAGGAGAACCTTCACGGACCCCCATAAAGCCAGTTTGCCTGGGCCtctttcatattccttttttccccctcagactGTGGTCTGGCCATGGAGATGCCTCTCAAAGTCCTACACCCACCCTTCATGTTGCTTCCTTAAGCTCCAGGTTCTCCAAACCCCTTTCCCCAAAAGCTACAGGAAAGGAGAGGGGCCCAGGTTGCTCAGGCTTTGGAGAGATGGCTGATGAGGGCTGTGTGGGGAGAAGGGTCCCAGGAGCAGCCGGTGCTGGGgcggaggcagaggaggagagagcagggagagggaggagacagcTCTGGGTATGGGCTTGGCTTCAAGAGATGGAGGCTGGGTGCAGGTGGGCGAAGCGTTTGTGggtagcggggggggggggggtggagtgtGGCTGGCTCTCGCCTCTGGGGCTAGGGTCTCTGCATGGGCTAGAATGGGGCTGTCTGGGTATCCTGTTTTGACCTTCATTCATGCCCAGAGCTGGGCGGTGGCTGTGAGTGTATGTTGAGCTTGTGGGTGGAAGAAGGCATGGGTTGCTCACACACAGGGCTGGGGAGGCGTGGAGGGCCCACTACTTGCTCTTGGAGCCCCCTGGTTGGAGGTGGAGCCTGCCTTGCCCGAATCCCTTCCCCGGCTTGCAGGTGCCTGCTGGGAGGTGGGCACGCAGGTGCAAATGTTGCCATTGCTGCTGCAGTCACAGCCCTGGCTGGAGGAGAAGCAGCTGTTTC
This genomic interval from Mustela erminea isolate mMusErm1 chromosome 6, mMusErm1.Pri, whole genome shotgun sequence contains the following:
- the PPP1R1A gene encoding protein phosphatase 1 regulatory subunit 1A isoform X2; translation: MEQDNSPRKIQFTVPLLEPHLDPEAAEQIRRRRPTPATLVLTSDQSSPEIDEDRIPNPLLKSTLAMSPRQRKKVTRTTPTMKELQMMVEHHLGQQQQGEEPEGAAESTGAQESCPPGMKDTEAELRLGSSGRAQKPAEPIPKAQERGSEKPSKEEPTTHIPPLDSQGANSV